A genomic region of Candidatus Rokuibacteriota bacterium contains the following coding sequences:
- a CDS encoding MBL fold metallo-hydrolase yields MRYQSWAAPDTGLRVNSHFFETGEGVVVVDTQLHLPFAEEVLQRIRATTSGDVRYVINTHAHPDHWYGNTVFRAAFPRAGFITARSVAEDLRLTALPRRERWERLYGDRIPREDELVWPTVVFTGRLTLRLGGLTIHVDEWGPAEANAHTVVHIEEDRVLLTGDVVDSKKHPWVGERHIDDWIAMIEAFPARYSVDRVLPGHGQPGRTELLEESKDWLVNYRRVVERHLDPGATDLTEAGAQRAFEEIVGKYPDYFLPRWGESTNLAIGLRKLDVSFTINRGRPIRTPDGKM; encoded by the coding sequence ATGCGCTACCAGTCGTGGGCTGCGCCCGATACCGGGCTTCGCGTCAACAGCCACTTCTTCGAGACCGGCGAGGGCGTCGTCGTGGTCGACACCCAGCTGCACCTTCCGTTCGCGGAGGAGGTCCTGCAGCGGATCCGCGCGACGACGAGCGGCGATGTCCGCTACGTCATCAATACGCACGCGCATCCGGACCACTGGTACGGCAACACGGTGTTCAGGGCGGCCTTTCCGCGGGCGGGCTTCATCACCGCGCGCTCGGTCGCCGAGGACCTGCGCCTCACCGCGCTTCCCCGGCGCGAGCGATGGGAGCGGCTCTACGGCGATCGGATTCCCCGGGAGGACGAGCTCGTCTGGCCGACCGTCGTGTTCACGGGCCGGCTGACCCTCCGGCTCGGGGGCCTCACCATTCACGTCGACGAGTGGGGCCCGGCCGAGGCGAACGCCCACACCGTCGTCCACATCGAGGAGGACCGCGTTCTCCTCACCGGCGACGTCGTGGACAGCAAGAAGCATCCGTGGGTCGGCGAGCGGCATATCGACGACTGGATCGCGATGATCGAGGCCTTTCCCGCGCGGTACTCGGTCGACCGAGTGCTGCCCGGCCACGGGCAGCCGGGGAGGACCGAGCTCCTCGAGGAATCGAAGGACTGGCTCGTCAACTACCGTCGCGTCGTTGAGAGGCACCTTGACCCGGGCGCGACCGACCTCACCGAGGCGGGCGCCCAGCGCGCGTTCGAGGAGATTGTCGGGAAGTACCCCGACTACTTCCTCCCTCGCTGGGGCGAGTCCACGAACCTGGCCATCGGGCTCCGGAAGCTCGACGTCTCGTTCACCATCAACCGCGGCCGTCCCATCCGGACTCCAGACGGCAAGATGTAG
- a CDS encoding tripartite tricarboxylate transporter substrate binding protein produces MNRCVVSALMITLVAGVGARSALGQDGFPSQPIEIVSPYPPGGPTDRTAQALASAAQKHLGQRLVVVFKPGGGGAIGATYAAKAKADGYTLFLPSPGDTTVKPNQTKVSYSYRDFVPIARVSRSPYVLAVRADSPWKTIEEFVADAKKRQLSVATLAPGSLVRIAMEMFHRAAGIRLTQVPHTGFGPTTAALLGSHVDAAETVVPSIAPQVEAGKARVLAITGPARVKELPNVPTFKEARYDIPFSVWIGVSAPAGTPPERVAFLRQAFAKIINDPDFLAAAGKLDVTPAYASGEELGQWIEQEDALVKKLLKESAGS; encoded by the coding sequence ATGAACCGATGTGTCGTGTCCGCCCTGATGATCACCCTGGTCGCCGGCGTCGGGGCCAGGTCCGCGCTCGGGCAAGACGGCTTCCCGAGCCAGCCGATCGAGATCGTCTCGCCGTATCCGCCTGGTGGGCCCACCGACCGCACCGCGCAAGCGCTCGCGTCGGCGGCGCAGAAGCACCTCGGGCAGCGTCTCGTCGTGGTGTTCAAGCCTGGCGGCGGTGGTGCGATCGGGGCGACGTATGCCGCGAAGGCCAAGGCGGACGGCTACACGCTGTTCCTGCCGTCGCCAGGCGACACGACGGTGAAGCCCAACCAGACGAAGGTGAGCTACTCGTACCGCGACTTCGTCCCGATCGCCCGTGTCTCGCGCTCGCCCTACGTGCTCGCTGTCCGCGCCGACTCGCCCTGGAAGACGATCGAGGAGTTCGTCGCCGACGCGAAGAAGCGGCAGCTCAGCGTCGCGACGCTGGCGCCCGGATCGCTCGTCCGCATCGCCATGGAGATGTTCCATCGCGCCGCCGGGATCAGGCTCACCCAGGTGCCGCACACGGGTTTCGGCCCGACGACGGCCGCCCTGCTCGGGAGCCACGTCGATGCCGCGGAGACGGTCGTGCCGAGCATCGCGCCCCAGGTCGAGGCGGGCAAGGCCCGGGTCCTCGCGATCACCGGGCCGGCGCGGGTGAAAGAGCTGCCGAACGTGCCGACGTTCAAGGAGGCGCGGTACGACATCCCGTTCTCGGTGTGGATCGGCGTGTCGGCGCCGGCCGGCACGCCTCCCGAGCGGGTGGCCTTCCTCCGGCAGGCGTTCGCGAAGATCATCAATGACCCCGACTTCCTCGCGGCGGCCGGGAAGCTTGATGTCACGCCAGCCTACGCGAGCGGCGAGGAGTTGGGGCAGTGGATCGAGCAGGAGGACGCGCTCGTCAAGAAGCTTCTCAAGGAGTCGGCCGGGTCGTGA
- a CDS encoding tripartite tricarboxylate transporter TctB family protein, which produces MTPDRAAWSDVVGGAAFLALASVVCVAAARLSVGTALAPGPGFYPLVLGIALAVPAAVLFVRGVRRTRTVPAATAHVPPGAVLVVAADLLVYPVLLTYLGFVVATLVFLVVIFRGVELKRWLPATVTAALITLVAYLVFAYALRIPFPRGLWS; this is translated from the coding sequence GTGACGCCGGACCGCGCGGCGTGGTCCGACGTGGTGGGCGGTGCCGCCTTCCTCGCGCTCGCCAGCGTCGTGTGCGTCGCTGCGGCCCGGCTCTCGGTCGGCACGGCGCTGGCGCCCGGGCCAGGATTCTATCCGCTCGTGCTCGGGATCGCCCTCGCCGTCCCGGCCGCGGTGCTCTTCGTCCGCGGCGTGCGGCGCACGAGAACCGTCCCGGCGGCCACCGCGCACGTTCCGCCCGGGGCGGTGCTGGTCGTCGCCGCAGACCTGCTCGTGTACCCGGTGCTGCTCACGTACCTAGGGTTTGTCGTCGCCACGCTGGTCTTCCTGGTTGTGATCTTTCGCGGTGTGGAGCTGAAGCGCTGGCTCCCGGCGACCGTGACCGCCGCCCTGATCACCCTGGTCGCCTACCTCGTGTTCGCGTATGCGCTGCGGATCCCGTTTCCGCGCGGGCTGTGGAGCTAG
- a CDS encoding tripartite tricarboxylate transporter permease: protein MNFLPDVLHGFSVALAPVNLLYCFLGVLMGTLVGVLPGLGAPAAIALLLPATLSLDPVGAVIMLSGIFYGAMYGGSTTSILVNIPGEAASVVTCIDGYRLARQGRAGAALGICAIASFTAGTLGVIGLMLLAGPLTAVALSFGPPEYLLIFVGGLGLAVSLAQGSAVKGLVMVIAGLIAGTVGIDTVSGEERFTLGSSYLQGGIDFIVVAMGLFGIAEILANIKDPPERAVFSSRLSQLFPTREDWRAARTPIARGSVVGFFLGLLPGGGAILASFISYAVEKRLSKTPQRFGRGAIEGVAGPEAANNSAAAAAFVPLLTLGIPFNVVTALILAALMMHGVRPGPLLVQKHPDLFWGVITSMYVGNAMLLALNLPLVGLFAQLLRVPYRILFPTILVVTFAGAYSLNNNVWDMVAMTTFGIIGYVLRRGGFEPAPFVLALVLGAMMELSFRQSLILSRGTLEIFVTRPASLVLLAVIVTAAAASIALKLGTRSSQPSGEAAL from the coding sequence GTGAACTTCCTCCCCGATGTCCTCCACGGGTTCTCCGTCGCGCTGGCGCCGGTCAACCTGCTCTACTGCTTCCTCGGGGTCCTGATGGGCACGCTGGTCGGCGTGCTGCCCGGCCTCGGTGCCCCCGCGGCGATCGCCCTCCTGCTTCCCGCCACCCTCTCTCTCGATCCCGTCGGCGCCGTGATCATGCTCTCGGGCATCTTCTACGGTGCCATGTACGGCGGGTCGACGACCTCGATCCTGGTCAACATCCCCGGCGAGGCGGCGTCGGTCGTGACGTGCATCGACGGCTACCGCCTCGCGCGCCAGGGTCGGGCGGGAGCGGCCCTCGGGATATGCGCCATCGCATCGTTCACGGCGGGGACGCTGGGGGTCATCGGCCTCATGCTGCTCGCCGGCCCGCTCACCGCCGTCGCCCTGTCCTTCGGCCCGCCGGAGTACCTGCTCATCTTCGTCGGCGGTCTCGGCCTCGCAGTCTCGCTGGCGCAGGGGTCGGCCGTCAAGGGCCTCGTCATGGTCATCGCCGGGCTGATCGCCGGCACCGTCGGGATCGACACTGTGAGCGGCGAGGAGCGGTTCACGCTGGGCAGCAGCTACCTCCAGGGCGGGATCGATTTCATCGTCGTGGCCATGGGGCTCTTCGGCATCGCCGAGATCCTGGCGAACATCAAGGATCCACCGGAGCGCGCGGTCTTCTCCTCGAGGCTGTCGCAGCTCTTCCCGACGCGGGAGGACTGGCGGGCCGCGCGCACGCCGATCGCGCGGGGCTCGGTCGTGGGGTTCTTCCTGGGTCTGCTCCCCGGGGGCGGTGCGATCCTGGCGTCGTTCATCTCCTACGCCGTCGAGAAGCGGCTGTCGAAGACCCCGCAGCGCTTCGGGCGCGGCGCCATCGAGGGGGTCGCTGGGCCGGAGGCGGCGAACAACTCGGCGGCCGCGGCGGCGTTCGTGCCGCTGTTGACGCTCGGCATCCCGTTCAACGTGGTGACCGCCCTCATCCTGGCCGCGCTCATGATGCACGGCGTGCGGCCTGGTCCCTTGCTCGTCCAGAAGCATCCCGATCTCTTCTGGGGCGTCATCACGAGCATGTACGTTGGCAACGCGATGCTGCTCGCGCTGAACCTGCCCCTGGTGGGCCTGTTCGCGCAGTTGCTTCGCGTGCCGTACCGGATTCTCTTCCCGACCATCCTCGTCGTCACGTTCGCGGGTGCCTACAGCCTGAACAACAACGTCTGGGACATGGTCGCGATGACGACCTTCGGGATCATCGGTTACGTGCTCCGCCGGGGCGGCTTCGAGCCGGCCCCGTTCGTCCTCGCCCTCGTGCTGGGCGCGATGATGGAGCTGTCGTTCCGGCAGTCGCTGATCCTCTCCCGGGGCACGCTCGAGATCTTCGTGACGCGCCCGGCCTCCCTCGTCCTCCTGGCCGTCATCGTGACGGCCGCCGCCGCGTCCATCGCCCTGAAGCTCGGGACGCGGTCCAGTCAACCGTCGGGCGAGGCCGCGCTCTGA
- a CDS encoding hydrolase, producing the protein MIKPYLAFALQTATYGCKHRRDIKHNIAHLGRQIDAAMYISQIEYPTRLIALPEGALQGFYDEHARLDHQTICRDIAIEVPGEETALLAEKAKQWDVYIIAQAKVLEPSIAKDRFFNAAFIISPSGEIIHKHHKSRVFIAEGTTTPFDVHDAWTSKVGDGLQSFYPVADTPIGRIGTLICYEGRFPESGRLLAMNGAEIIYRATQVEFHTTLGYWELQNRGHALNNCCYVVSPNNGPKYFSTEDQTPSATGGAGGKSMIINYRGQIMCEVDGVNVSYAAAIINVEELRSYRTESRYNPLVALIPELWSRLYAKAAERFPWPKNLYAERALGYEERKATFDAVADQMVKNGVLRRPGTEETA; encoded by the coding sequence ATGATCAAGCCCTACCTGGCCTTCGCACTGCAGACCGCCACGTACGGCTGCAAGCACCGGCGGGACATCAAGCACAACATCGCCCACCTCGGACGGCAGATCGACGCCGCGATGTACATCAGCCAGATCGAGTACCCGACGCGGCTGATCGCGTTGCCGGAAGGGGCGCTGCAGGGGTTCTACGACGAGCACGCGCGCCTCGACCACCAGACGATCTGCCGCGACATCGCCATCGAGGTGCCGGGCGAGGAGACGGCCCTGCTCGCCGAGAAGGCCAAGCAGTGGGACGTCTACATCATCGCGCAGGCGAAAGTCCTGGAGCCGAGCATCGCGAAGGATCGGTTCTTCAATGCCGCCTTCATCATCTCGCCCTCCGGCGAGATCATTCACAAGCACCACAAGAGCCGGGTGTTCATCGCCGAGGGAACGACGACCCCGTTCGACGTCCACGACGCGTGGACGTCGAAGGTCGGCGACGGCCTGCAGTCGTTCTACCCGGTGGCCGACACCCCGATTGGGCGGATCGGCACGCTCATCTGCTACGAGGGGCGCTTCCCGGAGTCCGGGCGGCTGCTCGCCATGAACGGCGCCGAGATCATCTACCGGGCGACCCAGGTGGAGTTCCACACCACTCTCGGGTACTGGGAGCTGCAGAACCGCGGGCACGCGCTGAACAACTGCTGCTACGTCGTGTCCCCGAACAACGGCCCGAAGTACTTCTCGACCGAGGACCAGACCCCGTCGGCCACGGGGGGTGCGGGCGGGAAGTCGATGATCATCAACTACCGTGGCCAGATCATGTGCGAGGTCGACGGCGTCAACGTCAGTTACGCGGCGGCCATCATCAACGTCGAGGAGCTCCGGAGCTACCGGACGGAGAGCCGCTACAACCCGCTCGTCGCCCTGATCCCCGAGCTCTGGAGCCGGCTCTACGCGAAGGCCGCCGAGCGGTTCCCCTGGCCGAAGAACCTCTACGCGGAGCGTGCCCTCGGCTACGAGGAGCGCAAGGCGACGTTCGACGCGGTCGCGGACCAGATGGTGAAGAACGGGGTTCTGCGGCGCCCGGGCACGGAGGAGACAGCATGA
- a CDS encoding zinc-binding dehydrogenase, with amino-acid sequence MKAAFFKEHGGTDKILCADYQDPQMGPGDVLVRVEACGLNHVDLLLLDGRYPPPLGLPHVNGCDAAGRVARVGREVAGVAEGQRVVVFPGFSCGRCEYCRRGERTVCLRYGYLGAARDGGQAEYVAVPAGNVVALPEGVSGRHAAASAMTTLTSWHAVVAQARLDPGQTVLVQAAGSGVGSTAIQVAKLCHARVITTVGSDDKIDFARSVGADEVINYRTHNFVEEVKRLTDKRGVDLVIEHIGADTFERSVYCLARLGKLVTIGSHADHWGRVDLRHVYSKNLRIIGTNLGTIDELHAILRHMQAGRLLPPIDRVYPLAEARQAVTYLAERRNRGKVLLEPEG; translated from the coding sequence ATGAAGGCGGCGTTCTTCAAGGAACACGGCGGCACCGACAAGATCCTCTGCGCCGACTACCAGGACCCCCAGATGGGGCCGGGCGACGTCCTCGTCCGCGTGGAGGCGTGCGGGCTTAACCACGTCGACCTGCTGCTGCTCGACGGCCGCTACCCGCCGCCGCTCGGCTTACCGCACGTCAACGGCTGCGACGCCGCCGGGCGGGTCGCCCGCGTCGGGCGCGAGGTTGCCGGGGTGGCGGAAGGCCAGCGCGTCGTCGTCTTCCCCGGATTCTCCTGCGGCCGGTGCGAGTACTGCCGGCGTGGCGAGCGCACGGTGTGCCTCCGGTACGGGTACCTCGGGGCAGCCCGGGACGGCGGGCAGGCCGAGTACGTCGCGGTGCCGGCGGGCAACGTCGTCGCGCTGCCCGAGGGCGTCTCCGGCCGCCACGCGGCCGCTTCCGCGATGACGACTCTCACCTCGTGGCACGCGGTCGTGGCCCAGGCACGGCTCGACCCCGGCCAGACGGTGCTCGTGCAGGCGGCCGGCAGCGGCGTCGGCAGCACGGCCATCCAGGTCGCGAAGCTCTGCCACGCGCGCGTCATCACGACCGTGGGCAGCGACGACAAGATCGACTTCGCGCGCTCGGTCGGCGCCGACGAGGTCATCAACTACCGCACGCACAACTTCGTGGAGGAGGTGAAGCGGCTCACCGACAAGCGGGGCGTCGACCTCGTGATCGAACACATCGGCGCCGACACCTTCGAGCGTAGCGTCTACTGCCTGGCCCGGCTCGGGAAGCTCGTGACGATCGGGTCCCACGCCGACCACTGGGGCCGCGTGGATCTGCGCCACGTGTACTCGAAGAACCTGCGCATCATCGGCACGAACCTCGGCACGATCGACGAGCTCCACGCGATCCTGCGCCACATGCAGGCCGGCCGGCTGCTGCCACCGATCGACCGCGTGTACCCGCTCGCCGAGGCACGCCAGGCGGTCACCTACCTCGCCGAGCGCCGCAACCGCGGCAAGGTCCTCCTGGAGCCGGAGGGCTGA
- a CDS encoding xanthine dehydrogenase family protein subunit M: protein MKPAPFAYHAPRRLEEALALLGALPEAKLLAGGQSLIPMMNFRLARPQHLVDLARVDGLASIRAVGERIEIGAMTRQAAVETSAVVRDGCPLLVDALRHVGHYASRTRGTIGGSLAHADPASELPVVASALDAELVVAGPGVTRVVAPAEFFRAPLTVALDRREILTAVSFARIGPRVGWGFTELNRRHGGFAIVCVAAVLEVDGAGRCTKAAVALGGVAGVPVRSAGAEAGLLGHPLDDRRIDAAAAAVAGDIDPGSDLHASAEYRREMAQAFTRRALVQARGRFQEGR from the coding sequence ATGAAGCCCGCCCCCTTCGCCTACCACGCGCCAAGACGGCTAGAGGAGGCGCTCGCGCTGCTCGGGGCGCTGCCCGAGGCGAAGCTGCTCGCCGGCGGGCAGAGCCTCATTCCCATGATGAACTTCCGTCTCGCGCGGCCGCAGCACCTCGTGGACCTGGCCCGCGTGGACGGACTCGCGTCCATCCGCGCCGTGGGCGAGCGCATCGAGATCGGCGCAATGACACGCCAGGCGGCCGTCGAGACCTCCGCGGTGGTCCGCGACGGCTGTCCCCTCCTCGTCGACGCCCTCCGGCACGTCGGGCACTACGCCAGCCGCACGCGCGGGACGATCGGTGGCAGCCTCGCCCACGCCGACCCAGCGTCCGAGCTGCCGGTCGTCGCCTCGGCGCTGGACGCCGAGCTGGTGGTGGCGGGACCCGGCGTGACCCGCGTCGTCGCGCCGGCGGAGTTCTTCCGGGCGCCGCTCACCGTCGCGCTCGACCGCCGCGAGATCCTCACCGCCGTCAGCTTCGCGCGCATCGGCCCGCGCGTGGGCTGGGGGTTCACCGAGCTGAACCGGCGGCACGGCGGCTTCGCCATCGTCTGCGTCGCGGCCGTCCTCGAGGTCGACGGCGCCGGGCGGTGCACGAAGGCGGCGGTGGCGCTCGGCGGGGTGGCGGGCGTGCCGGTGCGGTCGGCGGGCGCCGAGGCCGGGCTGCTCGGCCATCCCCTGGATGACCGCCGGATCGACGCCGCCGCCGCGGCGGTGGCGGGCGACATCGATCCCGGGAGCGACCTCCACGCCTCCGCGGAGTACCGCCGCGAGATGGCGCAGGCCTTCACCCGCCGCGCGCTGGTCCAGGCGCGCGGCCGCTTCCAGGAGGGCCGGTGA